The Methanomassiliicoccales archaeon DNA segment GGGTTGCTCATATCATAATGTCTGCATGGAGACAGAGCATCTGTTCCGACAGGTAGCCCCCTTATTCTTGCGATGTCTTGGGTAACCTTATCACCTAGCAAATGACCACCCATACCAGGTTTGGCTCCTTGTCCGATCTTTATTTCGATTGCGTCACCAGACCTTAGATAGTCCACGGAAACTCCCCACCTTCCTGTCGAGAATTGAACGGCTAGGTAACCACCAGGATTCCACTTTTTGATACCCTTTCTGTATGATTCTTCATCGGAATAACCGTGGGCAAGAAGAGCCTCGCCTGGAAACATCCCCCCTTCACCAGTATTCGCGAGAATTCCTAGTTTTGCCGCAGCAACAGATAACGCCATTTTTCCCTCTCTGGAGATTGCTCCATATGACATGGCGGCAAATACAAATGGATATCTTAATTTGATTGGATTGGTGCAAGTTTCTTGACCTATGACAACCTCGTATTGAAAATTTTCTCTATATTTATCCTTGGGGGGTCTTGAAGCTAGTTGTGATGGGACGACAACGAGACCATCAAAATGCGGAATTGAGCCCATTGTGCCATATCCTCGAATCTCATACTCTCCCGTTTCTGCTTTTTTGTGAATTTCCTCGACTGTTTGAACAGTCCATATACCCTTTGAGATGATCTCTGGTGTGACTGCTCTTACATATATGCAACTATTCGGACATCCTTTTTCCATGCAGATTCTGCAGCCAACACACGCAAGTTCGTTTGCGATAAAGACTCTTCCTTTTTCATCCCTTGCGAAGACGCCTCTTTCACAAGCGTCGATACAAGCACCGCATTTCCATGGTTGCTGCCAACTCCTGCACCTTTCCTTTTCAATCGTGACCCAATAATGTCCAACAAGCGTCAAGGTTCATCATCTCCCTTCGAAAC contains these protein-coding regions:
- a CDS encoding glutamate synthase-related protein is translated as MTLVGHYWVTIEKERCRSWQQPWKCGACIDACERGVFARDEKGRVFIANELACVGCRICMEKGCPNSCIYVRAVTPEIISKGIWTVQTVEEIHKKAETGEYEIRGYGTMGSIPHFDGLVVVPSQLASRPPKDKYRENFQYEVVIGQETCTNPIKLRYPFVFAAMSYGAISREGKMALSVAAAKLGILANTGEGGMFPGEALLAHGYSDEESYRKGIKKWNPGGYLAVQFSTGRWGVSVDYLRSGDAIEIKIGQGAKPGMGGHLLGDKVTQDIARIRGLPVGTDALSPCRHYDMSNPKDLAKLVEILRDLTNYEKPILIKLGPSRPYDDARIAAEAGVDAISIDGMVGGTGASPEVVTQHAGIPTIACIRQAAKALKDLGLKKKVKLIALGGIRDGADAFKAIALGADAVGFGAAAEIALGCRACMMCHKGACHYGLATQETRFRACIDIESASNRLVNFIHACAEEFKTLAMLSGHDCLETISPEDLRAIDLNTAAITGVKLAGLEKAFPSTWETFDY